The following proteins come from a genomic window of Chryseobacterium glaciei:
- a CDS encoding dienelactone hydrolase family protein translates to MIRSILLTASLMASGTIFSQNLKTVSYQDGTQKLNGLVTSNAGKKLPGVLILPAWKGIDDEAKMAATELEKQGYIAFIADIYGEGNIPADGDSAAKTSGYYKKNYEAYQKRISLALEQLKKNGAISDKIAVIGYCFGGTGALESARGSLPVVGVISIHGSIGKDQARKNGVISTKILVENPADDKSITPEDYNNLVKEMNDGNADWQIITYAHSKHTFTDPKSPDYNEVMAKRAWNHTLMFLNEILK, encoded by the coding sequence ATGATACGTTCAATCTTATTAACAGCTTCTCTCATGGCTTCAGGAACAATTTTCAGTCAAAATCTTAAAACAGTTTCTTATCAGGATGGTACGCAAAAACTGAATGGTTTGGTAACTTCCAATGCAGGTAAAAAACTTCCCGGAGTCTTAATTCTTCCAGCTTGGAAAGGAATTGATGATGAAGCAAAAATGGCTGCCACTGAATTAGAAAAACAAGGCTATATTGCTTTCATTGCTGATATTTATGGTGAAGGAAATATTCCGGCTGACGGTGATTCTGCTGCAAAAACTTCAGGATATTATAAAAAGAATTATGAAGCTTATCAAAAAAGAATTTCTTTGGCTTTGGAACAATTAAAGAAAAATGGAGCTATTTCAGATAAAATTGCCGTGATTGGTTATTGTTTCGGAGGAACGGGAGCTCTAGAATCTGCGAGAGGAAGTCTGCCTGTTGTGGGCGTTATTTCTATCCATGGAAGCATCGGGAAAGACCAAGCCAGAAAAAACGGAGTGATCTCTACTAAAATTTTAGTTGAAAACCCTGCTGATGACAAAAGCATCACACCAGAAGATTACAATAATTTGGTTAAAGAGATGAATGACGGCAATGCGGATTGGCAAATTATTACTTATGCGCACTCAAAACATACTTTTACAGATCCAAAATCACCTGATTATAACGAAGTGATGGCCAAAAGAGCTTGGAATCATACGTTGATGTTTTTGAACGAGATTTTAAAGTAA
- the crcB gene encoding fluoride efflux transporter CrcB, whose translation MKNLFYIFIGGGLGSILRYLISNYTQKLWNVNSFPLGTFLVNITGCLLIGFLTSYFVKNDNSLKFLLITGLCGGYTTFSTFSVENFSLWQNQQYGILSLYVLLSLILGFGAVILGMKIQTSL comes from the coding sequence ATGAAAAATCTTTTCTACATATTTATTGGAGGTGGTTTAGGAAGTATTCTAAGATATCTGATATCAAACTATACCCAAAAACTTTGGAATGTTAATTCATTTCCGTTGGGCACTTTTTTGGTGAATATCACAGGATGCCTTCTTATTGGCTTTCTGACTTCTTATTTTGTGAAGAATGACAATTCATTAAAATTTCTTTTAATTACAGGACTTTGCGGAGGTTACACTACTTTTTCTACTTTCTCTGTAGAAAATTTCTCTTTGTGGCAAAATCAACAGTACGGAATCTTATCTTTATATGTTTTATTAAGCCTGATTTTAGGATTTGGAGCTGTGATTTTAGGAATGAAAATTCAAACTTCACTGTAG
- a CDS encoding cupin domain-containing protein: protein MKKFKIQKSPFVVPTTDGKLIEEHWGNSTQNSNISIAHMVAPPDWSEPHQTPQFDEFTMIISGKKQFEIDGEIVILEKGQSILVEKGARVRYSNPFSEPCEYVAICLPAFSIDLVNREE from the coding sequence ATGAAAAAATTTAAAATCCAAAAATCACCCTTTGTAGTTCCGACTACAGACGGGAAATTAATTGAAGAACATTGGGGCAATTCTACCCAAAATTCAAATATTTCAATTGCTCACATGGTTGCACCGCCAGATTGGAGTGAACCACATCAGACTCCTCAATTTGACGAATTTACCATGATTATTTCAGGTAAAAAACAATTTGAAATCGATGGCGAAATTGTTATCCTCGAAAAAGGACAAAGCATTTTAGTAGAAAAAGGAGCGAGAGTTCGTTACAGTAATCCCTTTTCTGAGCCTTGCGAATATGTTGCCATTTGTCTTCCTGCCTTTTCAATTGACCTTGTAAATAGGGAAGAGTAG
- a CDS encoding isocitrate lyase/PEP mutase family protein → MTNIQIFKELHQNDELLLLGNVWSPQSAKIYEKLGYKALATSSSAVAHSLGYEDGENMSFDEYLYIVERILKSISIPLTVDLEGGYGKTVDAVVSNISKIAEIGAVGINIEDSFIIDGTRKIADKEVFFEKLKSIISKLKEEKIEMFINVRTDTFLLELENPVEETLQRIKLFEEAGIDGIFVPCITQEKDIETIVNSTKIPVNVMCMPELPDFKTLQDLGVKRISSGNFVNGHIYKNLEGKAVKLCRNKVFYPFLNN, encoded by the coding sequence ATGACAAATATTCAAATATTTAAAGAACTGCATCAAAATGACGAACTGTTATTGCTAGGAAATGTCTGGAGTCCGCAAAGTGCTAAAATCTATGAGAAGTTAGGATATAAAGCGTTGGCGACTTCAAGTTCAGCCGTTGCACATAGTTTAGGATATGAAGATGGAGAAAACATGAGTTTCGATGAATATCTTTATATAGTTGAAAGAATTTTAAAATCAATATCAATTCCATTAACGGTGGATCTTGAAGGCGGTTATGGAAAGACAGTTGATGCTGTTGTTTCAAATATTTCTAAAATTGCAGAAATAGGAGCGGTTGGTATTAATATAGAAGACAGTTTTATTATTGATGGGACAAGGAAAATAGCAGATAAAGAAGTGTTTTTTGAAAAACTGAAATCAATTATTTCAAAACTCAAAGAAGAGAAAATAGAAATGTTTATCAACGTAAGAACAGATACTTTTTTATTAGAACTGGAAAATCCTGTAGAAGAAACGCTACAAAGAATCAAACTGTTTGAAGAAGCTGGCATTGATGGAATTTTTGTTCCGTGTATTACTCAAGAAAAAGATATTGAAACGATTGTTAATTCAACTAAAATCCCTGTTAACGTTATGTGTATGCCTGAGTTACCTGATTTTAAAACCCTTCAGGATTTAGGCGTAAAAAGAATATCTTCCGGTAATTTTGTAAATGGACATATTTATAAAAATTTAGAGGGAAAGGCCGTGAAATTATGCAGGAACAAAGTTTTTTACCCATTTTTAAATAATTAA
- a CDS encoding LysE family translocator, with amino-acid sequence MTEFIAVMTIAILATISPGPDFVLVTKKSLVHGKTPGIYTAIGISLAVMVHVGYTLFGIGYIISQSILLFTVLKTVGSLYLIYIGIKMFLAKKGNNSYKWLDVLT; translated from the coding sequence ATGACAGAATTTATTGCCGTTATGACTATTGCAATCTTGGCAACCATAAGCCCAGGACCAGATTTCGTACTAGTTACAAAAAAAAGTCTAGTACATGGAAAAACTCCGGGGATTTATACTGCTATTGGCATATCTCTAGCGGTTATGGTTCACGTGGGTTACACTCTTTTTGGAATAGGTTATATTATTTCGCAATCCATACTTTTATTTACTGTGTTGAAAACGGTAGGATCATTATATCTTATATATATTGGCATTAAGATGTTCCTTGCAAAAAAAGGAAATAATTCCTACAAATGGTTGGATGTTCTAACTTAG
- a CDS encoding bifunctional transcriptional activator/DNA repair enzyme AdaA: MKLTAERMYQASLDKDSSFEGTYWMAVKTTGIFCRPTCTARKPKKENVEFFLNAKEAIEKGYRACKICKPLEKLNETPQYIQELLAELTQNESLKIKDVDLLKRNIEPVTIRRWFLKNHGMTFQTFQREFRMNTAFKKIKNGESIMETALDSGYESLSGFNESFKNILGVSPKNSRIQMIIDLKRIETPLGTMFACAVDEGICLLEFTDRKNMEKQFISLSKALNAEIVQGENKHFKQLEDELAEYFEGKRSQFDVPLFITGTEFQKNVWQLLREIPIGEIRTYKQQSEFLGNPKAIRAVGTANGINKIAILIPCHRVIGSNGELVGYAGGIWRKQKLLELEKAILF, encoded by the coding sequence ATGAAACTTACAGCAGAGAGAATGTATCAGGCATCGTTGGATAAAGATTCTTCATTTGAAGGAACTTACTGGATGGCTGTAAAAACTACCGGAATTTTTTGTCGGCCAACCTGTACTGCACGAAAGCCGAAGAAAGAAAACGTAGAATTCTTTCTAAACGCAAAAGAAGCGATTGAAAAAGGATACAGAGCATGCAAAATATGCAAGCCTCTTGAAAAATTAAATGAAACACCTCAATATATTCAGGAATTATTGGCTGAACTTACACAAAATGAATCTTTAAAAATAAAAGATGTTGATCTCCTGAAAAGAAATATTGAACCCGTAACAATCCGTCGCTGGTTTCTGAAAAATCACGGAATGACCTTTCAGACTTTTCAAAGAGAATTCAGGATGAACACAGCTTTCAAAAAAATAAAAAATGGTGAAAGTATTATGGAAACAGCTTTGGATTCAGGATATGAAAGTTTAAGTGGTTTTAATGAAAGTTTTAAAAATATTCTAGGAGTTTCTCCAAAAAACAGCAGAATACAAATGATTATTGATCTTAAAAGAATTGAAACTCCCCTCGGAACCATGTTTGCATGCGCTGTAGATGAAGGTATTTGTTTGCTTGAATTTACAGACCGAAAAAATATGGAAAAACAATTTATCTCATTATCCAAAGCATTAAACGCTGAAATTGTTCAAGGTGAAAACAAGCATTTCAAACAGTTGGAAGATGAATTAGCAGAGTATTTTGAAGGAAAAAGAAGTCAATTTGATGTTCCGTTATTTATTACAGGAACAGAATTCCAGAAAAATGTCTGGCAGCTTTTGCGCGAAATTCCAATAGGAGAGATCAGAACTTACAAACAGCAATCTGAATTTTTAGGAAATCCAAAAGCAATTCGAGCCGTAGGAACCGCCAACGGAATCAATAAAATAGCCATTTTAATTCCGTGTCACCGGGTGATCGGTTCAAACGGTGAACTGGTAGGCTACGCAGGCGGAATCTGGAGAAAACAAAAATTATTAGAATTAGAGAAGGCTATTTTGTTTTGA
- a CDS encoding aldo/keto reductase, which yields MQKRKLGNSGLEVSALGFGCMGLNFLDGKGLDKNDAITLLHNAVERGITFFDTAEAYGPYTNEEIVGEALQPYREDVVIATKFGCKEASPAVGLDSRPETIRAVTEASLKRLKTDYIDLLYQHRVDPNVPIEDVAGTVKDLIQEGKVKYFGLSEASAKTIRKAHSIQPVSALQSEYSLFWREPENEIIPTLEELGIGFVPFSPLGKGFLTGIINKKLEDIDRRNVIPRFSEENIKVNLVLVDALSEIAKQKNITTGQLALAWLLAQKPWITPIPGTTKLHRLEENIGSTNIILTGDELAKIDTTVKGITLVGDRYPEFLEKQIDR from the coding sequence ATGCAAAAAAGAAAATTAGGAAATAGTGGATTAGAGGTTTCCGCATTGGGCTTTGGCTGTATGGGTTTAAACTTTTTGGACGGGAAAGGCCTTGATAAAAATGATGCCATCACGCTACTACACAACGCCGTTGAAAGAGGGATCACATTTTTTGATACCGCAGAAGCTTACGGACCTTACACCAACGAAGAAATTGTTGGCGAGGCATTACAACCATATAGAGAAGATGTAGTGATTGCCACAAAATTTGGCTGTAAAGAAGCTAGCCCGGCAGTAGGTTTGGACAGCAGACCCGAAACGATAAGAGCAGTAACCGAAGCATCTTTAAAAAGATTAAAAACAGATTATATTGACTTGCTGTATCAGCATAGAGTTGACCCAAATGTTCCGATAGAAGATGTTGCAGGAACGGTAAAAGACCTGATACAGGAGGGCAAAGTAAAATATTTCGGTTTATCGGAAGCAAGTGCTAAAACGATTCGAAAAGCGCATTCAATTCAACCTGTATCAGCTTTGCAAAGCGAATACTCTTTGTTTTGGCGTGAACCGGAAAATGAAATTATACCCACTTTAGAAGAATTAGGAATTGGTTTTGTCCCGTTCAGTCCTTTGGGCAAAGGCTTCCTTACAGGGATCATCAACAAAAAATTAGAGGATATCGACCGTAGAAATGTTATTCCCCGTTTCAGCGAAGAAAACATAAAGGTCAATCTGGTTTTAGTGGACGCACTTTCTGAGATTGCAAAACAAAAAAATATAACGACCGGACAATTAGCATTGGCTTGGCTATTAGCGCAAAAGCCGTGGATAACTCCAATCCCTGGAACCACAAAATTACATCGTTTAGAAGAAAATATTGGCAGTACAAATATTATATTAACAGGCGATGAGCTTGCAAAAATTGACACAACAGTCAAAGGGATTACACTTGTGGGCGACCGTTATCCCGAATTTTTAGAAAAACAAATAGACAGATAA
- a CDS encoding DUF2911 domain-containing protein: MKKLLFALCISASAFSFAQDYSVPAASPRQQVEQQFSMSKITIDYGRPGVKGRKIFGELVPYGQVWRAGANSSTKITFGQSVNFGGKIVPAGTYGLFIVPTEKEWKVILNKDFQQWGAYTYDAKQDVVDVTVPVNKLADKQEWFEITLNPTDENSGNLVIKWDLAQAEVALKPAKPEAVTKIAEKLKEIKKIESDAAKTKS; this comes from the coding sequence GTGAAAAAGTTACTATTTGCACTTTGCATATCAGCTTCAGCTTTCAGTTTTGCACAAGACTACTCGGTACCGGCAGCAAGTCCGCGTCAACAGGTAGAACAGCAGTTCTCAATGTCTAAAATCACCATCGATTACGGAAGACCGGGAGTAAAAGGTCGTAAGATCTTCGGAGAATTGGTTCCTTACGGACAAGTTTGGAGAGCGGGAGCAAACTCTTCTACAAAAATCACATTCGGACAGTCGGTTAACTTCGGTGGGAAAATCGTTCCTGCGGGAACTTACGGATTGTTCATCGTTCCTACAGAAAAAGAATGGAAAGTAATCTTGAATAAAGATTTCCAACAGTGGGGAGCGTATACTTATGACGCAAAACAGGATGTTGTAGATGTTACAGTACCTGTTAATAAATTGGCAGACAAACAAGAGTGGTTTGAAATCACATTAAATCCAACAGATGAAAATTCTGGAAATCTTGTCATCAAATGGGATCTTGCTCAGGCAGAGGTTGCTTTAAAACCAGCAAAACCAGAGGCAGTAACCAAAATTGCTGAAAAGCTGAAAGAGATCAAGAAAATTGAATCAGACGCTGCAAAAACAAAAAGCTAA
- a CDS encoding retropepsin-like domain-containing protein → MSKIKGNLLPLKHQLISKSSMFKKLSLLVLLFISFSLVKAQEKIPFRITKHNNIIVKTLVNDKDSLDLMFQIAMEDASISPERTRKADHIIFKDEISENNTVKIGKLTKKNIQFFDNELTGHEADGKIGTGIFKGKAFKIDYDNNQFMIYNKMPDLKGYESTPLFSENGQFYIVADNVIGGKQEEVYFLLQSGYSGGILYSNEFADGKELDKKLTVTSEKTLKNSAGKSIVTKQGVLPFLKLGNIVLKDVSAGFFAGDLKTQKTNYFGADLLRRFNWIFDAERKTAYFKPSKYFSEGYYKIK, encoded by the coding sequence ATGTCAAAAATAAAAGGTAATTTACTTCCTTTAAAACATCAACTCATATCCAAATCATCCATGTTCAAAAAACTAAGTCTCCTCGTTCTTCTTTTCATAAGTTTTTCACTTGTAAAAGCTCAGGAAAAAATTCCGTTTAGAATAACCAAACATAACAATATCATTGTAAAAACTTTAGTAAATGATAAAGATTCTCTGGATCTTATGTTCCAAATTGCGATGGAAGACGCTTCCATTTCTCCTGAACGTACAAGAAAGGCTGACCACATTATTTTTAAAGACGAAATCAGTGAAAATAATACTGTAAAAATCGGAAAATTAACCAAGAAAAACATTCAATTTTTTGATAATGAATTGACAGGTCATGAAGCTGACGGAAAAATTGGGACGGGGATTTTCAAAGGAAAAGCTTTTAAAATTGATTATGATAACAATCAATTTATGATTTATAACAAAATGCCAGATTTGAAAGGCTACGAATCAACGCCTTTATTTTCAGAAAACGGGCAATTTTATATTGTTGCAGATAACGTTATTGGAGGTAAACAAGAGGAAGTTTATTTTCTTTTACAATCGGGATATTCTGGCGGAATTCTCTACAGTAATGAGTTCGCAGACGGAAAAGAATTAGACAAAAAATTAACCGTAACCAGCGAAAAAACATTAAAAAATTCTGCAGGAAAAAGCATCGTAACCAAACAAGGAGTTTTGCCTTTTTTGAAGTTAGGAAACATTGTATTAAAAGATGTTTCGGCCGGATTTTTTGCGGGTGATCTTAAAACTCAAAAAACAAATTATTTCGGAGCCGATTTGCTGAGAAGATTTAATTGGATCTTTGATGCAGAAAGAAAAACGGCTTATTTTAAACCTAGTAAGTATTTTTCTGAGGGGTATTATAAGATTAAATAA
- the trxB gene encoding thioredoxin-disulfide reductase, with the protein MEQNILDCVIVGSGPSGFTAAIYAARADLKPELYTGLEPGGQLTTTTEVDNFPGYPAGITGPEMMMDLQKQAERFDTKVHYEMITKVEFSKEVGGVHKLYAGTKEIFAKTVIISTGATAKYLGLDDEKKYNGGGVSACATCDGFFYRGKDVVVVGAGDTAAEEATYLAKLVNKVTMLVRKGEFRASKAMIHRVQNTPNIEVKFFHELIGIEGENNLVERAVAINNQTQEKSTVDVHGIFIAIGHKPNTDIFAGQIDLDENGYIVTEKGSTRTNLPGVFAAGDVQDHIYRQAITAAGSGCMSAMDAEKYLAELH; encoded by the coding sequence ATGGAGCAAAACATTTTAGATTGTGTGATCGTTGGATCTGGACCTTCTGGTTTCACAGCGGCAATTTATGCAGCAAGAGCAGACTTAAAACCTGAATTATACACAGGTTTGGAGCCGGGCGGACAATTAACGACAACCACAGAAGTTGATAACTTTCCAGGGTATCCGGCAGGGATTACAGGTCCTGAAATGATGATGGATTTGCAAAAACAAGCTGAAAGATTTGATACTAAAGTTCATTACGAAATGATCACTAAAGTTGAATTTTCTAAAGAAGTTGGAGGAGTTCATAAATTATACGCTGGAACCAAAGAGATTTTTGCTAAAACAGTAATTATTTCAACAGGAGCTACAGCAAAATATTTAGGTCTTGATGACGAGAAAAAATACAATGGAGGAGGAGTTTCCGCATGTGCTACATGTGACGGATTTTTCTACAGAGGAAAAGATGTTGTAGTAGTAGGAGCAGGTGATACAGCAGCTGAAGAAGCTACTTACCTTGCTAAATTGGTGAATAAAGTAACCATGTTAGTGAGAAAAGGGGAGTTCAGAGCGTCAAAAGCGATGATCCACAGAGTTCAGAATACACCGAATATTGAAGTGAAGTTTTTCCACGAATTGATTGGTATTGAAGGTGAAAATAATTTAGTAGAAAGAGCAGTTGCCATCAATAACCAAACTCAGGAAAAGTCTACAGTTGATGTTCACGGAATTTTTATCGCGATCGGTCACAAGCCGAATACGGATATTTTTGCAGGACAAATCGACCTTGACGAAAACGGATATATCGTAACTGAAAAAGGTTCTACAAGAACCAATCTTCCCGGAGTTTTTGCAGCAGGAGATGTTCAAGATCATATCTACAGACAAGCGATTACAGCGGCTGGAAGTGGATGTATGTCTGCAATGGATGCTGAAAAATATTTAGCTGAATTACATTAA
- a CDS encoding type I restriction enzyme HsdR N-terminal domain-containing protein, with amino-acid sequence MELPKLNFQETFDFKFKKDKDKFFIYDVVRKTYLLLTPEEWVRQHWIHYYLTVKSYSVSALITEKKIVLNGLTKRIDLLVTEKAQPKILIECKAPSIKLTEKTFEQTARYNSIIGATEIVLTNGLQHINAYYENGEYQFYKA; translated from the coding sequence ATGGAACTCCCAAAACTGAATTTTCAGGAAACTTTTGATTTTAAATTCAAGAAAGACAAAGATAAGTTTTTTATTTATGATGTCGTTCGTAAAACTTACCTTTTGCTCACCCCCGAAGAATGGGTGCGGCAGCATTGGATACATTATTATCTTACCGTAAAATCCTATTCTGTATCGGCATTGATTACTGAAAAAAAGATTGTTTTAAACGGTTTAACAAAGAGAATTGACCTTTTGGTTACCGAAAAAGCACAACCTAAAATCTTGATTGAATGCAAGGCTCCATCTATTAAATTAACGGAGAAAACGTTTGAACAAACCGCTAGATATAATTCCATTATCGGAGCAACAGAAATTGTTCTGACAAATGGTTTGCAACATATTAATGCGTATTACGAAAACGGCGAGTATCAGTTTTATAAAGCTTAA
- a CDS encoding SDR family oxidoreductase — MQNIEGKVVTITGASSGMGKAIAVELAKNGAKVVLGARRTEQLQQLVEEIKSKGGEAAFAQIDVKNKADLIRLVNTAVEQYGKLDVIVNNAGVSQLSRIDELDIDGWEEMIDINLKGVLYGMAAAIPVFKQQRSGHIVNIISTSGIKIVPMQGVYAGTKNAIRTIAEAFRQESDGTIRITGISPGFVKTDFADNIKNEEMKIAIQKGMEQIAIDPIAIANAVIYAISQPDDVEIGDIVIRPSKQN; from the coding sequence ATGCAGAATATTGAAGGAAAAGTTGTCACTATTACAGGTGCAAGCAGCGGAATGGGTAAAGCCATCGCCGTAGAATTAGCAAAAAATGGTGCAAAGGTTGTTTTAGGTGCAAGACGAACAGAACAATTACAACAACTTGTTGAAGAAATTAAAAGCAAGGGTGGTGAAGCTGCCTTTGCTCAAATTGATGTAAAGAATAAAGCTGATCTGATTAGGTTGGTCAATACGGCAGTTGAGCAGTACGGAAAATTGGATGTCATTGTAAACAACGCAGGGGTCAGCCAATTAAGCCGCATTGATGAATTGGATATTGACGGTTGGGAAGAAATGATCGACATTAACCTCAAAGGTGTTTTGTATGGGATGGCGGCTGCAATTCCCGTTTTCAAACAGCAACGATCGGGACATATTGTCAATATCATTTCAACGTCAGGAATAAAGATTGTTCCAATGCAAGGCGTTTATGCAGGGACTAAAAATGCCATTCGCACGATTGCAGAAGCGTTTCGACAGGAGTCGGACGGAACGATACGCATTACAGGCATTTCGCCCGGATTTGTGAAAACAGATTTTGCGGACAATATAAAAAACGAAGAAATGAAAATAGCTATTCAAAAGGGAATGGAACAAATAGCCATAGATCCCATAGCTATTGCCAATGCCGTCATTTATGCAATAAGCCAACCTGATGATGTTGAAATTGGCGACATTGTGATTCGTCCGTCAAAACAAAATTGA
- the holA gene encoding DNA polymerase III subunit delta, with protein MKELDLILKNIKNKEVLPIYFFHGDEPYFIDLAVKALEHDFLEEDEKAFNQTVTYGKDTTYQEILSLARQFPMMGDKQVIIVKEAQDLKLNEEEGRALEAYVENPVPSTVLVFAHKHKKLDSRKKVTKALDKAKALFLSESIRENNLPKWIADECLKLKIKTAPNISNLLAEYLGNDLSRIANELNKLKIILKEGEVLDGTIIENHIGISKEYNVFELQKALGTKNANAAFKIAHFMGKNPKNNPFVMMLANLYSYFSNVIIYNTMAGQPPQVIASQMGINPYFVKDYAESARLYPLKHATRVISILREFDMKGKGLGAVNMSEAELIKELVYKIINVDKIKV; from the coding sequence ATGAAAGAATTAGATTTAATCCTCAAAAATATTAAAAATAAAGAAGTTTTACCTATTTATTTTTTCCACGGAGATGAACCTTATTTTATTGATTTAGCGGTAAAAGCTCTTGAACACGACTTTTTGGAAGAAGATGAAAAGGCTTTCAACCAAACTGTTACTTACGGAAAAGATACTACTTATCAGGAAATTCTTTCGTTGGCCAGACAGTTTCCGATGATGGGAGATAAGCAGGTAATTATCGTAAAAGAAGCTCAGGATTTAAAGCTGAATGAAGAAGAAGGTAGAGCTTTAGAAGCTTATGTTGAAAATCCTGTTCCGTCTACCGTTTTGGTTTTTGCCCACAAACACAAGAAGTTAGACAGTCGAAAAAAGGTTACGAAAGCTTTAGATAAAGCCAAAGCACTTTTTCTGAGTGAATCTATCAGAGAAAATAATCTCCCAAAATGGATAGCTGACGAATGTCTTAAATTAAAAATAAAAACAGCCCCGAATATTTCAAACCTCTTGGCAGAATATCTTGGAAATGACCTTTCCAGAATCGCCAATGAATTAAATAAATTAAAAATAATCCTTAAAGAAGGAGAAGTTCTCGACGGAACAATCATTGAAAACCACATCGGAATCAGTAAAGAATACAATGTTTTCGAATTACAGAAAGCTTTAGGAACAAAAAATGCCAATGCAGCTTTTAAAATTGCTCATTTTATGGGCAAAAATCCTAAAAATAATCCTTTTGTAATGATGTTGGCGAATTTGTACAGCTACTTTTCCAATGTTATTATTTACAATACAATGGCTGGTCAGCCACCGCAGGTTATCGCTTCACAAATGGGAATTAATCCTTATTTTGTTAAAGATTATGCCGAAAGTGCAAGATTATATCCTTTAAAACATGCAACAAGAGTGATTTCAATTTTGAGAGAATTTGACATGAAAGGAAAGGGCCTCGGAGCGGTAAATATGAGCGAAGCGGAATTGATCAAAGAATTGGTTTACAAGATTATCAATGTAGATAAGATTAAGGTCTAA
- a CDS encoding GNAT family N-acetyltransferase, whose amino-acid sequence MDFSIQPILENQEYQLIPLQQGDFESLYEVASDPKVWEQHPNKDRYQREVFENFFKGAIESKGAFKIIDKSSGDVLGSTRYYDFDENKNGIFVGYTFYGTKSWGKGINPKIKKLMLDYIFQFVDKVFFHIGKENFRSQIALGRLGGEKIAEEEVAYFGEPTRTNFVYEIKKENWS is encoded by the coding sequence ATGGATTTTTCTATTCAACCTATTTTAGAAAATCAGGAATATCAATTAATCCCCTTACAGCAAGGGGATTTTGAGTCTTTATACGAAGTGGCTTCAGACCCTAAAGTTTGGGAACAGCATCCCAATAAAGATCGTTATCAGAGAGAAGTTTTTGAAAACTTTTTCAAAGGCGCAATAGAAAGCAAAGGTGCTTTTAAAATTATAGATAAAAGTTCCGGAGATGTTTTGGGAAGTACCCGTTACTATGATTTTGATGAAAATAAAAATGGCATTTTTGTTGGCTATACTTTTTACGGTACAAAATCTTGGGGAAAAGGAATCAATCCGAAGATCAAAAAATTAATGCTGGATTATATTTTCCAATTTGTAGACAAAGTATTTTTCCATATTGGTAAAGAAAATTTCCGTTCGCAGATTGCTTTGGGAAGACTTGGAGGTGAGAAGATTGCGGAAGAGGAAGTTGCCTATTTCGGAGAACCTACGAGAACTAATTTTGTTTACGAAATCAAAAAAGAAAATTGGTCATGA
- a CDS encoding Crp/Fnr family transcriptional regulator has translation MQEKEFLKTIFSENDFKEDELSMILPKFKKVKFIKNDFLLQEGQTENYYWFLESGFARSFVNDINGNDITTNFYSSEDAVIDYSSFFLRSPTRENIQALTDCVCWQLDFKTFQQLFHGIEAFREHGRTILVSSYFVLKNHRVSIIADQAKERYIQLLKDKPQIVQNVALKHIATFLGITKSSLSRIRKEISL, from the coding sequence ATGCAAGAAAAAGAATTTTTGAAAACAATTTTTTCAGAGAACGACTTTAAAGAAGATGAACTTTCAATGATACTTCCAAAATTCAAGAAGGTAAAATTTATCAAAAATGACTTTTTACTTCAAGAAGGGCAAACAGAAAATTATTATTGGTTTTTAGAAAGTGGCTTTGCCCGCTCGTTTGTAAATGATATCAATGGCAATGACATCACAACAAACTTTTATAGTTCAGAAGACGCTGTGATTGATTATTCATCATTCTTTCTTCGTAGTCCGACAAGAGAAAACATTCAGGCATTAACCGACTGCGTTTGCTGGCAGCTGGATTTCAAAACCTTTCAACAACTCTTTCACGGGATTGAAGCTTTCAGGGAACATGGACGAACAATATTAGTGAGTTCTTATTTTGTATTGAAAAATCATAGGGTATCAATTATTGCAGACCAAGCTAAAGAAAGATATATACAGCTTCTGAAAGACAAACCACAGATCGTTCAAAATGTTGCTTTGAAGCACATCGCAACTTTTTTAGGTATTACAAAATCTTCTTTAAGCAGAATAAGAAAGGAAATTTCTTTATAA